In Malus sylvestris chromosome 16, drMalSylv7.2, whole genome shotgun sequence, the following are encoded in one genomic region:
- the LOC126607636 gene encoding formin-like protein 4, whose protein sequence is MHHDKSIHYTFRFFSFRCKQIYRNFNRFSFQKPISPIFPKSFMTARIRPWLLSCFFTHGFLIIIIPFCHGQSPQNIETFYPFTAPPPEIPPSLPPEDSPAQPVSRPLPVPLPPRKSSSKSEVAKAVAATAASTLVISGLVFFFVQRYLVARRKRIKGGGYGGGCGGGSGGSQGGRPQPRPPVADQSEFGRYDGNLKGFVVDEDGLDVLYWKKLQAKNSKKSFRKEVFRKDGEEDEGSSRRRRHERTQDVPLLRGKSSASYINDVPEVVNDRNRNGSTALQAVEKSEEPEVELTVGSSSPPPPPSPPPTPPPPPPPPLPIRNNKGSSAPPPPPPPKVSAKNGPAPPPPPPKARHLNALSKPSPGQKGESGESSAGAGNVVVKLKPLHWDKVSTHNTQHSMVWDKIDGSFRFDGDLMEALFGTVATNRLSPGKDSSQASPSGTNVGPLPQICILDNRRSQNIAIVIKSLTISRKEILDVLMEGRGLNAETLEKLVTIAPTEEEQSQILEYSGDPTRLADAECFLYHILKAVPSAFTRFSAMLFRYNYDAEIASLKESIQTIELGCKELRTRGLFMKLLEAILKAGNRMNAGTSRGNAQAFNLSSLRKLSDVRSSDGKTTLLHFVVEEVVRSEGKRCVINTDHILSRSNSQSHNRNSSVDNIKPKEEREKEYMTLGLPVVGGISAEFSSVKKAASIDHDSFAKMCSALTARVAETRELLLQCENNGGGGFVRDMNGFLEAAEEELKVVGEEQKRVMELVKKTIEYYQAGASKDKGAHPFQLFVIVKDFLGMVDRACVEISRNVQRRKKKVTASLGSSSADSPPRNPVRFPVLPKNFMSENSTSTNSDSDNDF, encoded by the exons ATGCACCACGACAAATCCATCCATTACACTTTTAGATTTTTCTCCTTTCGATGCAAACAAATCTACAGAAACTTCAACCGATTCAGTTTCCAAAAACCCATCTCTCCAATCTTCCCAAAAAGCTTCATGACTGCCAGGATTCGGCCATGGCTTCTCTCTTGTTTTTTCACTCatggttttttaattattattattcctTTTTGTCATGGCCAATCCCCTCAAAATATTGAAACTTTCTATCCGTTTACAGCTCCGCCACCCGAAATCCCACCTTCATTGCCTCCCGAAGACTCTCCGGCGCAACCGGTATCACGGCCGCTGCCGGTTCCTTTGCCGCCAAGAAAATCTTCGTCAAAGAGTGAGGTTGCCAAGGCTGTGGCAGCCACCGCAGCCTCCACTCTGGTGATTTCTGGGttggttttcttttttgtgcAGAGGTACCTTGTTGCCCGGCGCAAGAGAATTAAAGGCGGAGGTTATGGTGGTGGCTGTGGTGGTGGTAGTGGAGGTTcgcaaggtggccggcctcagCCGCGGCCTCCTGTGGCGGATCAGAGTGAGTTTGGCAGATATGATGGGAATCTCAAGGGGTTCGTTGTTGATGAGGACGGTCTCGATGTGCTTTACTGGAAGAAACTCCAAGCAAAGAACTCGAAGAAGAGTTTTCGAAAGGAGGTGTTTCGAAAAGATGGTGAAGAAGACGAAGGgagtagcagaagaagaaggcatGAGCGTACACAGGATGTTCCTCTCCTCAGAGGAAAGTCTTCAGCTTCCTACATCAATGATGTGCCAGAAGTAGTGAATGATCGAAATCGAAATGGATCAACGGCTCTTCAAGCTGTTGAAAAATCGGAGGAACCAGAAGTAGAGCTAACTGTTGGATCATCAAGTCCTCCGCCTCCCCCTTCTCCACCACCAACACCGCCGCCTCCGCCGCCACCTCCTCTGCCAATTCGAAACAATAAAGGCTCCTCagcgcctcctcctcctccaccaccgAAAGTTTCAGCTAAGAATGGTCCTGCACCACCGCCTCCTCCACCCAAAGCGCGGCATTTGAACGCGCTGTCAAAACCGTCTCCGGGGCAGAAAGGTGAATCAGGGGAGTCTTCAGCAGGAGCAGGAAATGTTGTAGTGAAACTGAAGCCACTGCATTGGGACAAAGTGAGCACACATAATACTCAGCATTCCATGGTGTGGGACAAAATTGATGGTTCATTTAG ATTTGATGGTGATCTAATGGAAGCGCTTTTCGGCACTGTTGCCACCAACCGGCTATCCCCCGGAAAAGACAGCAGCCAAGCGAGTCCCAGTGGCACCAACGTCGGTCCATTACCGCAGATTTGTATCCTGGATAACCGGAGATCCCAGAACATTGCAATTGTTATAAAATCACTGACGATATCTCGAAAGGAAATCCTTGATGTGCTCATGGAAGGCAGGGGGCTAAATGCAGAGACTCTTGAAAAACTTGTAACAATTGCTCCAACGGAAGAAGAACAATCCCAAATCCTCGAGTACAGCGGAGATCCTACAAGGCTTGCTGATGCTGAGTGTTTCCTCTATCACATTCTCAAAGCTGTTCCCTCGGCGTTTACTCGATTCAGTGCCATGCTTTTCAGATACAACTACGACGCAgagattgcgagcctcaaggagTCTATACAAACGATTGAACTCGGGTGCAAGGAGCTTCGAACTCGAGGGCTGTTCATGAAGTTGCTAGAGGCGATTCTCAAGGCTGGAAACCGCATGAATGCAGGAACTTCGAGAGGAAATGCACAAGCATTCAACCTCAGTTCTCTTCGAAAACTATCCGACGTTAGAAGCAGTGATGGGAAAACAACGCTGCTGCATTTCGTTGTGGAAGAAGTGGTGCGGTCTGAGGGGAAACGGTGTGTCATCAACACGGATCATATCTTGAGTCGCAGCAACAGCCAGAGCCATAACAGAAACTCGAGTGTTGATAATATAAAACCgaaagaggaaagagagaaGGAATACATGACGCTAGGATTGCCCGTGGTTGGAGGCATCAGTGCCGAGTTCTCCAGTGTGAAGAAGGCGGCTAGCATAGATCATGACAGCTTTGCAAAGATGTGCTCGGCTCTCACAGCCCGCGTGGCGGAAACCAGAGAACTCCTGCTCCAATGTGAGAACAACGGCGGTGGAGGATTCGTTAGGGACATGAATGGTTTTCTTGAAGCAGCAGAGGAAGAGCTTAAGGTGGTGGGAGAAGAGCAGAAAAGGGTGATGGAGTTGGTGAAGAAAACAATAGAATACTATCAAGCAGGGGCTTCTAAGGATAAAGGGGCTCACCCATTTCAACTATTTGTCATTGTTAAAGATTTTCTAGGCATGGTTGATCGAGCGTGCGTTGAAATTTCTCGAAATGTAcagcggaggaagaagaaggttaCAGCGAGTTTAGGGTCATCGTCAGCAGACTCGCCGCCCAGGAACCCCGTAAGATTCCCAGTATTGCCTAAGAATTTCATGTCGGAAAACTCTACGAGCACTAACAGTGATTCAGATaatgatttttga